The window GCGACGATTTGCGGGCGACCGGCGCTTCGCCGGGCACGGACTCCAGATCGTCGTCGGCGCCGGCCATCAGCGCCCGGCGGCGGGTCAACACGTAAAAAGCGGCCGCGCCCAACAGGGCCAGCAGGAGCAACCCCAACAGCAGCGGCAGGGTATTGCTGCCGCCGTCATCGGCCGCCGCGCCGGGCGCGGCGATGGTCGCCCCGGGCAGGGCCGCCGTCGCGCCGGGGGTCAGCCCCGCGGCCGGCGTCGCTTGTACGCCCGGCGCGGCCGCCAAAGTGCCGCAGCCGGTACTATTGACGATGGTCGCCGCGGCCACCAGCCGTTGCTGGTCGGCCGGGTCCAGTGATGCCTGGGCCAATTCGCAAGCCAGCACGTCCCCTTGCCAACTCCCCAGGGCATTGCGCAGTTTGTCCTGGTTGTTGTCGAAGGCGTACAGTTCGGCCGCGTTGCGGACGAACATGGCCTGATATTCGGGAAAGAGACCGGATGGATCGGCGCCGCTGTACTGAACCGGGAAAAGGCCCCAGCCCAAGACCACCAGGCCGATAATGAGTCCGGCGATAAACGCTACTAGAGCCGCCAAGCCGGGCCGTCGATTAATGATGTCCATGTTTGTCACCTACCTGCTTGTATCCTTACGGAATGGATTTTTGTCGAACCCGCTTGATCGACTGCCCGGCGCGCCCGGCCGTCCGCGCACTTCTGCCGGCCTGAGCCGTCGCAACGGTTCCACCGTTGTTGCGGGTTCCGCTCTTAGGCGACATCCCCTCTTCTGCTGGCGACATCTTACCATAACTCAGAGAGGGATACAAGAAAAGGCGCGTGGGGCCGTCAATGATATAATGCGGGCCGACTGAACGGATTGAACACAACATGACCCACCCCAAAAACTATCTCATCGACATGGACGGCGTGCTCGTGCGCGGCCGGACGATTATCCCCGGCGCCGACGCCTTCATTCAGCGCCTCATCGACCGCGAGGCCCAATTTCTGGTATTGACCAATAACCCGCGCTACACCCCGGCCGATCTGGCCCACCGCCTGGGCACGATGGGGCTGCAAGTGCCGACGGAACGCATCTTTAGCTCGGCCATGGCCACGGCCCGCTTCCTGCAATCGCAGAAGCCGGAGGGCACGGCCTTCGTGCTGGGCGAGAGCGGCCTGACCTCGGCCATCCACGGCATCGGCTACGTCATCACCGACCTCGACCCGGATTACGTCATCCTGGGCGAGGGCAGCTTCGACCTGGAGCAGCTGACCAAGGCCATCCGTCTGGTGGCCGGCGGGGCGCACTTTCTGGCGACCAACCCCGACCCCAGCGGCCCCGGCGAGGGCGGCACCGTGCCCGCCTGTGGGGCGATGGCCGCCTTCATCGAGAAGGCCAGCGGCGTGTCGCCCTATTTCGTCGGCAAGCCCAATCCGCTGATGATGCGCACGGCGCTCAACTTCATCGATGTCCATTCGGAGGACACGATCATGGTCGGCGACACGATGGCGACCGACATCAAGGGCGGCGTGGAGGCCGGACTGCAAACC is drawn from Candidatus Promineifilum breve and contains these coding sequences:
- a CDS encoding HAD-IIA family hydrolase, which gives rise to MTHPKNYLIDMDGVLVRGRTIIPGADAFIQRLIDREAQFLVLTNNPRYTPADLAHRLGTMGLQVPTERIFSSAMATARFLQSQKPEGTAFVLGESGLTSAIHGIGYVITDLDPDYVILGEGSFDLEQLTKAIRLVAGGAHFLATNPDPSGPGEGGTVPACGAMAAFIEKASGVSPYFVGKPNPLMMRTALNFIDVHSEDTIMVGDTMATDIKGGVEAGLQTILVLTGVTRPEDVGRFPFQPTYILDSVADIVV